One window from the genome of Candidatus Didemnitutus sp. encodes:
- the yidC gene encoding membrane protein insertase YidC: MDKKNTAIGVLLLVAAMLAFYFSAKFSPPPPKPVIPSTPVTSPVATNAAPAAGPAHSPADTTLSAAQPASNAPAEYVTLGNDFVNVRFTTAGGAIDHVELKKHSATLDAHGKPSDARYTLNAPQAAPALSFGTLPGADKDARYELVSHTANTVVYRIVVDGKLEVTRRYELLGGTAGDPYQIRHETTFRNLTAQALPLPRTSLNLGTAAPLGPLDTGMYVNAGYYNDDGTEFIRRDELAGGGFFTSSPPLPFMDKIAPVTWAAVKNQFFAAILTPDEPGVGLRIERLKIDPLKPVEDRSAYAITGELLVDLKPIPASGSAKWSATYYVGPKEYSRLSATDHFKKNEDKVMNFAPFFFNKIFLSQYVGPGMIWLLAKVHSFIPNWGWAIVVMTILLKVVTLPFTLAASRSAKRMQKLMPLIQESREKYKDNPQKAQEAMMRIYKENKVNPLGGCIPILITMPLFIGFFAVLQGAAELRFAPFLWAVDLSAPDTVYSFGAVTLPLLGLTHLNINILPIIMGATMIYQMKLTPTAPNVDPAQATMMKFMPWMFALFCYNFASALALYSSINALFSIGQQMFINKMPEPQLAGAVGSDGLKNVTPKKKR, translated from the coding sequence ATGGACAAGAAAAACACCGCCATCGGCGTGCTGCTCCTCGTGGCCGCCATGCTCGCCTTCTATTTCAGCGCGAAATTCTCGCCGCCGCCGCCGAAGCCCGTGATTCCGTCCACGCCGGTCACGAGTCCCGTCGCGACGAACGCGGCGCCCGCGGCCGGCCCCGCGCATTCGCCGGCCGACACCACGCTCTCCGCCGCCCAGCCCGCCAGCAACGCCCCCGCGGAATACGTCACACTCGGCAACGACTTCGTGAACGTCCGCTTCACCACCGCCGGCGGCGCCATCGACCACGTCGAACTGAAAAAACACTCCGCCACGCTCGACGCGCACGGCAAACCGTCCGACGCCCGCTACACCCTCAACGCCCCGCAAGCCGCGCCCGCGCTCAGCTTCGGCACGCTGCCCGGCGCCGATAAGGACGCGCGCTACGAACTCGTCTCGCACACCGCCAACACCGTTGTCTACCGCATCGTCGTCGACGGCAAACTCGAGGTCACGCGCCGCTACGAACTGCTCGGCGGCACCGCCGGCGACCCGTATCAAATCCGCCACGAGACGACCTTCCGCAACCTCACCGCGCAAGCGCTCCCGCTCCCGCGCACCTCGCTCAACCTCGGCACCGCCGCGCCGCTCGGCCCGCTCGACACGGGCATGTATGTCAACGCCGGCTACTACAACGACGACGGCACGGAATTCATCCGCCGCGACGAACTCGCCGGCGGCGGCTTCTTCACCTCGAGCCCGCCGCTGCCGTTCATGGACAAGATCGCCCCGGTCACCTGGGCCGCGGTCAAAAACCAGTTCTTCGCCGCCATCCTCACGCCTGACGAGCCCGGCGTCGGCCTGCGCATCGAGCGCCTGAAAATCGATCCGCTGAAGCCGGTCGAGGATCGTTCCGCCTACGCGATCACCGGCGAACTGCTCGTCGACCTGAAGCCCATCCCGGCCAGCGGCAGCGCCAAGTGGAGCGCCACCTATTACGTCGGCCCGAAGGAATACAGCCGCCTCTCCGCCACCGATCACTTCAAGAAGAACGAGGACAAGGTGATGAATTTCGCCCCGTTCTTCTTCAACAAGATCTTCCTCTCCCAATACGTCGGCCCGGGTATGATCTGGCTGCTCGCCAAGGTGCACAGCTTCATCCCGAACTGGGGCTGGGCCATCGTCGTCATGACGATCCTGCTCAAGGTCGTCACGCTGCCCTTCACGCTCGCCGCGTCCCGCTCCGCCAAGCGCATGCAGAAGCTCATGCCGCTCATCCAGGAGTCGCGCGAGAAATACAAGGACAACCCCCAGAAGGCGCAGGAAGCGATGATGCGCATCTACAAGGAGAACAAGGTCAACCCGCTCGGCGGTTGCATCCCGATTCTCATCACGATGCCGCTCTTCATCGGCTTCTTCGCCGTGCTCCAGGGCGCCGCCGAGCTCCGCTTCGCGCCGTTCCTCTGGGCCGTCGACCTGTCCGCGCCCGACACCGTCTACTCCTTCGGCGCCGTCACGCTGCCGCTGCTCGGCCTGACCCATCTGAACATCAACATCCTCCCCATCATCATGGGCGCGACGATGATTTATCAGATGAAGCTCACGCCGACCGCGCCCAACGTCGACCCGGCACAGGCCACGATGATGAAGTTCATGCCGTGGATGTTCGCGCTCTTCTGCTACAACTTCGCCTCCGCGCTCGCGCTCTACTCGAGCATCAACGCGCTGTTCTCGATCGGCCAGCAGATGTTCATCAACAAAATGCCCGAGCCGCAACTCGCCGGCGCCGTCGGCTCCGACGGTTTGAAGAACGTGACGCCGAAGAAAAAGCGCTAA
- a CDS encoding molybdenum cofactor biosysynthesis protein — MMRVRHIFISPGHNFFGRYSGPAGTHPTHDVAEVECVAGYGLRGDRFFGYRPDYKGQVTFFAMEVCEALRREFKLPGLSPEVFRRNVISEGVDLNTLIGTRFTLQGIELEAVEECRPCHWMDKAVAPGAEDWMKGRGGLRCRLLTSGWLRRDAP; from the coding sequence ATGATGCGCGTGCGGCACATCTTCATTTCGCCCGGGCACAATTTCTTCGGGCGCTACAGCGGACCGGCCGGCACGCACCCGACGCACGATGTCGCGGAGGTCGAGTGCGTCGCGGGCTACGGGTTGCGCGGTGACCGGTTCTTCGGCTATCGGCCCGACTACAAGGGGCAGGTGACGTTTTTCGCGATGGAAGTGTGCGAGGCGTTGCGGCGGGAATTCAAGCTGCCGGGGCTGTCGCCGGAGGTTTTCCGGCGCAACGTGATTTCGGAGGGCGTGGATTTGAACACGCTCATCGGCACGCGTTTTACGCTGCAAGGGATCGAGCTCGAGGCCGTGGAGGAGTGCCGGCCGTGCCATTGGATGGACAAGGCGGTGGCGCCGGGCGCGGAGGATTGGATGAAGGGGCGCGGCGGCCTGCGCTGCCGCTTGCTCACGAGCGGCTGGCTGCGGCGCGACGCGCCGTGA
- the yidD gene encoding membrane protein insertion efficiency factor YidD, producing MPEPIHTAFRFAARLPARAVDALLWLYQKLVSPALAVAAPSCGCRFAPTCSHYAREALREHGLLAGLALTVRRLAKCGPWHPGGLDPVPARKFSCIKISSPITPAES from the coding sequence ATGCCTGAGCCGATCCACACCGCGTTCCGTTTCGCCGCCCGCCTGCCTGCGCGCGCCGTGGACGCGTTGCTCTGGCTCTACCAAAAACTCGTTTCCCCGGCGCTCGCCGTCGCCGCGCCGTCCTGCGGCTGCCGCTTCGCGCCGACCTGCTCGCACTACGCCCGCGAGGCGCTGCGCGAACACGGCCTCCTCGCCGGACTCGCGCTCACGGTGCGTCGCCTCGCGAAATGCGGCCCGTGGCACCCCGGCGGCCTGGACCCGGTGCCGGCGCGAAAATTCTCCTGCATCAAAATCTCATCTCCGATCACGCCGGCTGAAAGCTGA
- a CDS encoding YebC/PmpR family DNA-binding transcriptional regulator gives MAGHNKWSKVKRLKAVTDARKGKVFSRLARDITLAAKSGGGSPDANARLRTLLLKARESNMPADNVDRAIKKGTGELPGVVFEEMTYEGYGAGGVAIVVKVLTDNKQRAAQEVRSIFTRWGGNLAQTGSVSFQFLHAGQFLIAAGKTSEDKLMEVALEAGADDVIATEQGFEVRCAIHAFDKVAHALEQAGIKPDSSEIAHIPNVTVPVTDLGIAKNLVRLQEALEENDDVQAVFSNEEMDEATSEAAHA, from the coding sequence ATGGCCGGCCACAACAAATGGTCCAAAGTCAAACGCCTCAAGGCCGTCACTGACGCGCGCAAGGGCAAGGTCTTCTCGCGCCTCGCGCGCGACATCACCCTCGCCGCCAAATCCGGCGGCGGCTCGCCCGACGCCAACGCCCGTCTCCGCACGCTCCTGCTGAAGGCGCGCGAGTCGAACATGCCCGCCGACAACGTCGACCGCGCCATCAAGAAAGGCACGGGCGAATTGCCGGGCGTCGTGTTCGAGGAGATGACCTACGAGGGCTACGGCGCGGGCGGCGTCGCGATCGTCGTGAAGGTTCTCACCGACAACAAGCAGCGCGCCGCACAGGAAGTGCGCTCCATCTTCACGCGCTGGGGCGGCAACCTCGCGCAGACCGGCTCGGTGTCCTTCCAATTTTTGCATGCTGGCCAGTTCCTCATCGCCGCGGGCAAGACCTCAGAGGACAAACTCATGGAGGTCGCGCTCGAGGCCGGCGCCGACGACGTCATCGCCACCGAGCAAGGCTTCGAGGTCCGCTGCGCCATCCACGCCTTCGACAAGGTCGCCCACGCGCTCGAACAAGCCGGCATCAAGCCCGACTCCTCCGAGATCGCCCATATTCCGAACGTCACCGTGCCCGTCACCGACCTCGGCATCGCGAAGAACCTCGTGCGCCTCCAGGAAGCCCTCGAGGAAAACGACGACGTCCAAGCCGTCTTCTCAAACGAGGAAATGGACGAGGCGACCAGCGAAGCCGCCCACGCGTAA
- the rnpA gene encoding ribonuclease P protein component, whose product MPGADTPPPSQRLRAAQRVKRNRDFRAAREHGRRADCGAFQLVWRARPAPEDATPARVGVVASKAAVGNAAVLRNRAKRRLREIYRKHQHLVPAGLDLVLTARAAALRQPYAEVEQRFITACRKLAPATPPHA is encoded by the coding sequence GTGCCCGGCGCTGACACGCCTCCGCCGTCGCAGCGCCTCCGCGCTGCGCAGCGCGTGAAGCGCAACCGCGACTTCCGCGCCGCACGCGAGCACGGTCGCCGCGCCGATTGCGGCGCGTTTCAACTCGTCTGGCGCGCCCGGCCCGCGCCGGAAGACGCGACCCCCGCCCGCGTGGGCGTGGTCGCCTCCAAGGCCGCCGTCGGCAACGCCGCCGTCCTGCGCAACCGCGCCAAGCGCCGCCTGCGCGAGATCTACCGCAAGCACCAGCACCTCGTGCCCGCCGGGCTCGACCTCGTGTTGACCGCCCGCGCCGCCGCGCTCCGCCAGCCCTACGCCGAGGTGGAGCAAAGATTCATCACCGCCTGTCGGAAATTGGCTCCCGCCACGCCACCTCATGCCTGA
- a CDS encoding carboxylate-amine ligase, whose amino-acid sequence MATRKKHQFTLGIEEEFQIVDPVSRELKSHIEEIIEGGKMILKERVKPEMHQSVVEVGTDICTNVADARRSVTGLRTDLARLAMKTNLRIAAAGTHPFSHWIDQKISPGERYQGVINDLQQVARANLIFGLHVHLGMPDRETAIQLQNTARYFLPHIFALSTNSPFWVGRNTGYASYRLQIFQRFPRTGIPDLFESVNEFDDYVNLLVKTGCIDNAKKIWWDIRLHPLFGTLEFRICDIPMRVDETICLAAIMQAVIAKLYKLHRQNMGFRTYRARLINENRWRAARYGIKGKMIDFGKQEEVETRSLIAELLEFIDDVVDELGSRDEINYVQTILTQGTGADRQLDVWEKTKDLKAVVDYIISETHHGLPL is encoded by the coding sequence ATGGCCACGCGCAAAAAACACCAGTTCACCCTCGGCATCGAAGAAGAGTTTCAGATCGTCGACCCGGTGTCGCGCGAGCTGAAGTCGCACATCGAGGAGATCATCGAAGGCGGCAAGATGATCCTGAAGGAGCGCGTGAAACCCGAGATGCACCAATCGGTCGTCGAGGTCGGCACCGACATCTGCACCAACGTCGCCGACGCGCGCCGCTCCGTCACCGGCCTGCGCACCGACCTCGCCCGGCTCGCGATGAAGACCAACCTCCGCATCGCCGCCGCCGGCACGCACCCGTTCTCGCACTGGATCGACCAGAAGATTTCCCCCGGCGAGCGCTATCAGGGCGTGATCAACGACCTCCAGCAGGTCGCCCGCGCCAACCTCATCTTCGGCCTGCACGTCCACCTCGGCATGCCCGACCGCGAGACCGCCATCCAGCTCCAGAACACCGCACGCTACTTCCTGCCGCACATCTTCGCGCTCTCGACCAACTCGCCCTTCTGGGTCGGCCGCAACACCGGTTACGCGTCGTATCGCCTGCAGATTTTCCAACGCTTCCCGCGCACCGGCATTCCCGACCTCTTCGAATCCGTCAACGAGTTCGACGACTACGTGAACTTGCTCGTGAAGACCGGCTGCATCGATAACGCCAAAAAAATCTGGTGGGACATCCGCCTGCATCCGCTCTTCGGCACGCTCGAGTTCCGCATATGCGACATCCCGATGCGCGTCGACGAGACCATCTGCCTCGCCGCCATCATGCAGGCCGTCATCGCCAAGCTCTACAAACTGCACCGGCAAAACATGGGCTTCCGCACCTACCGCGCCCGCCTGATCAACGAAAACCGCTGGCGCGCCGCCCGCTACGGCATCAAGGGCAAGATGATCGACTTCGGCAAACAGGAGGAGGTCGAGACCCGCTCCCTCATCGCCGAGCTGCTCGAGTTCATCGACGACGTCGTGGACGAACTCGGCTCGCGCGACGAAATCAACTACGTCCAAACCATTCTCACCCAAGGCACCGGCGCCGACCGCCAGCTCGACGTCTGGGAAAAAACCAAAGACCTGAAGGCCGTGGTCGATTACATCATCTCCGAAACCCACCACGGCCTCCCGCTCTAA
- a CDS encoding HDOD domain-containing protein, whose protein sequence is MLTRDSVGETVCRCRRDPPMTSAKISEMTLHDLAQQLPAAPRLLAELGRLVRTPETDARDVVALLKRDSALVSRVLRMANSAAYGRAEPIGAIEDAVVAVGFSEVHRLVGALASVQLAETPLSLHGVSSARYRENSLFVATLMEEFAVRAKLDAQDCYTIGLLRSLGMLILERAAARENLTVTPFHHSGEESLAVWQHRFWGTDCWQVCAAVLQHWHLPPDIVLAIEHHDEAIVRSEPVVHLLDLASTVATQNGYGLPGDHPNTAPQSLAAAGLSMDQFHGAVERAEQTFVRLRASVA, encoded by the coding sequence ATGCTCACGCGGGATTCAGTTGGGGAAACGGTGTGCCGATGTAGGCGGGACCCCCCTATGACGAGTGCCAAGATTTCCGAGATGACGCTGCACGATTTGGCGCAGCAATTGCCGGCGGCGCCGCGCTTGCTGGCGGAACTGGGTCGACTGGTGCGCACACCGGAGACCGACGCGCGCGATGTCGTGGCGTTGCTCAAGCGCGATTCGGCGCTCGTGTCGCGCGTGCTGCGCATGGCCAACAGCGCGGCCTACGGACGCGCGGAACCGATCGGTGCGATCGAGGATGCCGTCGTGGCGGTGGGTTTCAGCGAAGTGCACCGCCTCGTCGGCGCGCTGGCTTCGGTGCAGCTGGCGGAGACGCCGCTGTCGCTACATGGCGTGAGCAGCGCGCGCTATCGGGAAAATTCCCTTTTCGTGGCGACGCTGATGGAAGAGTTCGCGGTGCGGGCGAAGCTCGACGCGCAGGACTGCTATACCATCGGGTTGCTGCGCAGCCTCGGCATGCTGATCCTCGAGCGCGCAGCCGCGCGCGAGAACCTCACGGTGACGCCGTTCCACCACAGCGGGGAAGAGAGTCTCGCGGTCTGGCAGCATCGGTTTTGGGGCACGGATTGCTGGCAGGTGTGTGCGGCGGTGCTTCAACACTGGCACCTTCCACCGGACATCGTGCTCGCGATCGAGCACCACGATGAGGCCATCGTGCGGTCGGAGCCGGTCGTGCACTTGCTGGACCTGGCCTCGACGGTCGCGACGCAGAACGGCTACGGCTTGCCTGGCGATCATCCGAACACGGCACCGCAGTCGCTCGCGGCCGCCGGACTCTCGATGGATCAGTTCCACGGCGCCGTGGAGCGTGCGGAGCAGACGTTCGTGCGGCTGCGGGCGTCGGTAGCCTGA
- a CDS encoding cellulase family glycosylhydrolase, producing MRRLVLLALVLSLPSLALAQFVRVEGSRFVRPDGSTLHIKGTNLGNWLVPEGYMWQLEDGVTASPREIETIVALLLGPDRSAAFWRDYRARYITEADIRFLAATGLNTLRVPLHYKFFTTDDGEGFALLDRLAGWCRDAGLSLILGLHCAPGGQTGTNIDDSLGYPWLFESPSAQEQFLQVWRRIAHHYRDEPVILGYDLLNEPLPHFKGWEHLQPKLDPLLRRALAEVRAVDPHHIVFFTGSHWGSDFSVLGAPPAPNLAYTFHKYWQPAKQSSIQPYLDFRTQHNVPLWLGESGENKDAWIAQFRTLLDQHDIGWTFWPYKKMGSAVGFVRFAPPVHWEKVQAFAARNRGTTDVEADQSRRPTPAEIEACFTDLLRQIEFAHCVANAGYLTALGLQVPPAGP from the coding sequence ATGCGTCGCCTCGTCCTGCTCGCCCTTGTTCTCTCCCTGCCCTCGCTGGCCCTGGCCCAGTTCGTCCGCGTCGAAGGCAGTCGCTTCGTCCGTCCCGACGGCAGCACGCTGCACATCAAGGGCACCAACCTCGGCAACTGGCTCGTGCCCGAGGGCTACATGTGGCAACTGGAGGACGGCGTCACCGCCTCGCCGCGCGAGATCGAGACGATCGTCGCTCTCCTGCTCGGCCCCGACCGCTCCGCGGCTTTCTGGCGCGACTACCGCGCCCGCTACATCACCGAGGCCGACATCCGTTTTCTCGCCGCCACCGGCCTCAACACCCTGCGCGTGCCGCTGCACTACAAGTTCTTCACCACGGACGACGGCGAGGGCTTCGCGCTGCTCGACCGCCTCGCCGGCTGGTGCCGCGACGCCGGCTTGTCCCTGATCCTCGGCCTGCACTGCGCCCCCGGCGGCCAGACCGGCACCAACATCGACGACAGCCTCGGCTATCCCTGGCTCTTCGAGAGCCCCTCCGCGCAGGAGCAGTTCCTGCAGGTCTGGCGGCGCATCGCGCACCACTACCGCGACGAACCCGTCATCCTCGGCTACGACCTGCTCAACGAGCCGCTGCCCCACTTCAAGGGCTGGGAGCACCTCCAGCCCAAACTCGACCCGCTCCTCCGGCGCGCGCTCGCGGAGGTCCGCGCCGTCGATCCGCATCACATCGTCTTCTTCACCGGCTCGCACTGGGGCTCGGACTTCAGCGTCCTCGGCGCCCCGCCCGCGCCGAACCTCGCCTACACGTTCCACAAATACTGGCAGCCGGCCAAACAGTCCTCGATCCAACCCTACCTCGATTTCCGCACTCAGCACAACGTCCCGCTCTGGCTCGGCGAATCGGGCGAGAACAAGGACGCGTGGATCGCCCAGTTCCGCACCCTCCTCGACCAGCACGACATCGGCTGGACGTTCTGGCCCTACAAGAAGATGGGCAGCGCGGTCGGCTTCGTGCGCTTCGCCCCGCCGGTGCACTGGGAAAAAGTGCAGGCCTTCGCCGCCCGCAACCGCGGCACGACCGACGTCGAGGCCGATCAGTCGCGCCGGCCGACGCCCGCCGAGATCGAAGCCTGCTTCACCGACCTGCTGCGCCAGATCGAGTTCGCGCACTGCGTCGCGAATGCCGGCTATCTGACGGCACTCGGCCTGCAGGTGCCGCCCGCCGGCCCCTGA
- a CDS encoding bile acid:sodium symporter, protein MTWLRANAFLFGLLAVTALAFVFPAPAARGGWMQPELLTNVGVALILFLQGWSLPFEKVREGAANWRLHVVVQLFTFAVFPLVGLGLNALVPTFWPAMPGAIRDGFLYLCVLPSTVSSSVVFTSVARGNTAGALFNAAFSNVLGVLLTPLLVQLLMRTTGQTTPIGPLLLKITALTLAPFACGALARTRAAAWIDARKKWVTRLSNGAILFMVYAAFCDSVQDRVWQRHGADVTLATLALAVGLFAFMSVLIAASCRALRLNREDFIAGYFCAVKKTLAMGVPLAVLIFGARVDLSLILLPIMFYHPVQLLVNGVLANRWGR, encoded by the coding sequence ATGACTTGGCTCCGCGCCAACGCCTTTCTGTTCGGACTGCTCGCGGTCACGGCGCTGGCGTTCGTGTTTCCCGCGCCGGCCGCGCGCGGCGGTTGGATGCAGCCGGAACTGCTGACGAATGTCGGCGTCGCGCTGATCCTTTTCCTGCAAGGCTGGTCGCTGCCGTTCGAAAAAGTCCGCGAGGGCGCGGCGAACTGGCGGCTGCACGTCGTCGTGCAGCTGTTCACGTTTGCCGTGTTTCCGCTCGTGGGACTCGGACTCAACGCGCTCGTGCCGACGTTTTGGCCGGCGATGCCGGGCGCGATCCGCGACGGATTTCTCTATCTCTGCGTGCTGCCGTCGACGGTCTCGAGTTCGGTCGTGTTCACCTCGGTGGCGCGCGGCAACACGGCGGGCGCGCTGTTCAACGCCGCGTTCTCGAATGTCCTCGGCGTGCTGCTCACGCCTCTCCTCGTGCAGCTGCTGATGCGCACGACCGGCCAGACCACGCCGATCGGTCCGCTGCTGTTGAAAATCACCGCGCTCACGCTCGCGCCGTTCGCATGCGGCGCGCTGGCGCGCACGCGCGCCGCGGCGTGGATCGACGCGCGGAAGAAATGGGTCACGCGTCTGAGCAACGGCGCGATCCTCTTCATGGTCTACGCGGCGTTCTGCGATTCGGTGCAGGACCGTGTGTGGCAGCGGCACGGCGCCGACGTGACGCTCGCGACGCTCGCGCTCGCGGTCGGGTTGTTCGCCTTCATGTCCGTGCTGATCGCGGCGTCGTGTCGCGCGCTGCGGCTGAATCGCGAGGATTTCATCGCGGGCTATTTCTGCGCGGTGAAGAAGACGCTCGCGATGGGCGTGCCGCTGGCGGTGCTGATCTTCGGCGCGCGCGTGGATCTTTCGCTGATTCTGCTGCCGATCATGTTCTATCACCCGGTGCAGCTGCTCGTGAACGGCGTGCTGGCGAACCGCTGGGGCCGCTGA
- the rpmH gene encoding 50S ribosomal protein L34: MQPTFRPHRKKRARKIGYRARKATRGGRKVLASRRRKGRKRLTVV, from the coding sequence ATGCAACCTACATTCCGTCCGCACCGCAAGAAGCGCGCTCGCAAGATCGGTTACCGCGCCCGCAAGGCCACTCGCGGTGGCCGCAAGGTCCTCGCCTCCCGCCGCCGCAAGGGCCGCAAGCGCCTGACCGTCGTCTGA
- a CDS encoding aminopeptidase: MHAATLPTTFDPELTPGARNAIHVCLALKKHERMTIIADNACAEIAAALVAEVEKTGAAYDVFILEEYAPRPHRDMPAEILAHLAQSQVSIYACITQTGELRTRMQMMDVINPRKIRHGHMVNINRQIMLEGMRADFLAIDALSQKLIEKCRRASRVTCRTAAGTDYVAELSQSLKWVKTSGLISPEKWGNLPGGEIFTSPFNSNGRFVVDGVVGDYLCQKYGDIAATPLTIDIKDNRIASLACENQELLREFDAYCHTDENSNRVGEFAIGTNLACTHIIGHILQDEKLPGIHIAFGHPYSEHTGQPWKSTTHIDCVGRNFDIWLDDEQVMAKGKFLI; the protein is encoded by the coding sequence ATGCACGCCGCCACGCTCCCGACCACCTTCGACCCGGAGCTCACGCCCGGCGCTCGCAACGCGATCCACGTCTGCCTCGCGCTGAAAAAGCACGAACGCATGACCATCATCGCCGACAACGCCTGCGCCGAGATCGCCGCCGCGCTCGTCGCCGAGGTGGAGAAAACTGGCGCCGCCTACGACGTCTTCATCCTCGAGGAATACGCCCCGCGCCCGCACCGTGACATGCCCGCCGAGATCCTCGCGCACCTCGCGCAATCGCAGGTCTCCATCTACGCCTGCATCACGCAGACCGGCGAGCTCCGCACGCGCATGCAGATGATGGACGTCATCAACCCGCGCAAAATCCGCCACGGGCACATGGTGAACATCAACCGCCAGATCATGCTCGAAGGCATGCGCGCCGACTTCCTCGCCATCGACGCCCTCTCGCAAAAACTCATCGAGAAATGCCGCCGCGCCTCGCGCGTCACCTGCCGCACCGCCGCCGGCACCGACTACGTCGCCGAACTTTCCCAATCGCTGAAGTGGGTCAAAACCTCCGGCCTCATCTCGCCCGAAAAATGGGGCAACCTCCCCGGCGGCGAAATCTTCACCTCGCCCTTCAACTCCAACGGCCGCTTTGTCGTCGACGGCGTCGTGGGCGATTACCTCTGCCAGAAATACGGCGACATCGCCGCCACGCCGCTGACGATCGACATCAAGGACAACCGCATCGCCAGCCTCGCCTGCGAGAACCAGGAGTTGCTCCGCGAGTTCGACGCCTATTGCCACACCGACGAAAACTCGAACCGCGTCGGCGAATTCGCCATCGGCACTAACCTCGCCTGCACGCACATCATCGGTCACATTTTGCAGGACGAGAAGCTCCCCGGCATCCACATCGCCTTCGGCCACCCGTATAGCGAACACACCGGCCAACCCTGGAAGAGCACAACCCACATCGACTGCGTCGGGAGAAACTTCGACATCTGGCTCGATGACGAGCAGGTGATGGCGAAGGGGAAGTTCCTGATCTGA
- a CDS encoding peroxiredoxin gives MKSTRLLFTLATAMLFFATSNAEPVKVGDAAPSVTGTTDTGAKLDLADVYRQHAYTLVYFYPKADTPGCTKQGCSLRDGYEALTKIGVAVIGVSHDDVKAQTEFKQKYNLPFTLIADTDKTVINAFGVPTRNVPMVGEFASRSAYLIKDGKIVYTDYKGTTTEQAKVILDFIAAQKS, from the coding sequence ATGAAATCCACGCGCCTCCTCTTCACCCTCGCCACCGCCATGCTCTTTTTCGCCACCTCGAACGCCGAGCCCGTCAAGGTCGGCGACGCCGCCCCCTCCGTCACCGGCACCACCGACACCGGCGCCAAGCTCGACCTCGCCGACGTCTATCGGCAGCACGCCTACACGCTCGTCTATTTCTATCCCAAGGCCGACACTCCCGGCTGCACGAAGCAGGGCTGCTCGCTGCGCGACGGCTACGAAGCGCTCACGAAAATCGGCGTCGCCGTCATCGGCGTCAGCCACGACGACGTGAAGGCGCAGACGGAGTTTAAGCAGAAATACAATCTGCCGTTCACGCTCATCGCCGACACCGACAAGACGGTGATCAACGCCTTCGGCGTGCCGACGCGCAACGTCCCGATGGTCGGCGAATTCGCCTCGCGCTCCGCCTACCTCATCAAGGACGGCAAGATCGTCTACACCGACTACAAGGGCACGACGACCGAGCAGGCGAAGGTGATCCTCGATTTCATCGCGGCACAGAAAAGCTGA